A stretch of DNA from candidate division KSB1 bacterium:
GCTGTCGCAGAATGCGCAATATCATTAAAATGTCATTCTGAGCGCCAGCGAAGAATCTTGTTGGTACAGCCCTTAATAACTTGATTATACTTGAGTTACAACGAGTTTCAAACAAGATCCTTCACTCCGTTCAGGATGACAATTCCAGGCTTTTTGCCTATTCTGCGACAGCCTGCCAGGCGGGATTTTCTTCCCCCTTCGTCAAGCTCAGGACGCAGCCTCTCAAAGAGGGGAATTCCAACAATCAACCATCTAATTTTCTTATTTCTTATACCTTATTCCTCTAGCATCATCCGGTATCCGGCATCCGGCATCTAGCATCCAGCATCCAGCATCTGGCATCTGGCATCTAGCATCCAGTATCCAGTATCCAGCATCTGGCATCTGCACCAACACCAAAATGACGCGTTCCCTCCACTACGTCACGCTCAAGTTCGAGTAAATGACTAAACCTCAACCCTATTAACTCTTGACGCAATAGTTTTTCCGACATCATCAAATCTTCTGAAGGCGGGCCACCAGTACCATGCTTTAGTTGTTTCCGTGTATAGGCTTCAAGCAGTAAAACTCCGGTGTTTTTGAGCCCTTTTACTACTTTTTTGTGCAGTTTCTTTCTTAGCTGTACTGGGACATGACAAAAAATGGATACAATTCCATCCCACTTTTTGATGCGGGGTTAAATCGATGGCGAATCGGTCCTCTTGGGTCAAACCTTGAACTGTATATTTATATCCGCCAAGCCCAGGTTCGTAAAATTGTCCAGTTCCATAAATACGGCCTGCCGTGTGATCTAAGTCTAAAACGAATTCACCCGCGTTCGTTCCACTGAGGTTTCCCATCCATTTACCAGTAAGATTTATCATATAATTATCGACTGCTCGTTTTTTCCTAAAGTAGCGACTTCTTTTTCAAATTCATCAGCTTCTTCCAAAATATACTGTACACCATCTGTTCCTTGGATTATCACTGCGTCTAATTTGGCCAAACTTAATATTTTATCTATTGAAAGCTTTTCTTTTGCTAAATCAACTGTTTTCATAATTTCACCTCCTCATTTCCTATGAACAAAGTATTATTCTTTATTTCTTTATGTTCATAACAAGAATAAAATTTAGAAAGGAAAAGTCTTCATTAAAAAATCTCCTCGCCAAAATCTTCAACTTCATAAGATTTTGATTAAACTTTGCAATTCACTGGTTTAAGTTTATTTCTTACTTAAATTTAGGTGAATAGGAAAAATTGTAATATATTAAAATATTAATATTTTAATATGTATTTGGTTCTAACTAAATTACTAAGAAATGAAACAATCTGATATTCTAAACAAATTCTTCGATGGTGACCGGCTTGCATTAGCGCGTATGATTACCAAAGCCGAGAATAGTCACAATTCCCGTGATCCTGTTCTTGATGAAGTGTTAAAGCAAAGCAAAGGTTCATTCCGCATAGGAGTTACAGGCCCACCTGGCGCCGGTAAAAGTACACTTTTGGACAGAATGGTTGTTCAATTTCGTCAAGATGGGAAAACGGTGGGGGTGATTGCTGTCGATCCAACCAGCCCATTTACAGGAGGAGCTATACTGGGTGATCGTATTCGCATGAACTCGATTCAGCAAGATCCGGGAGTTTTTATTCGCAGTATGGCAACGAGAGGGAGTTTGGGAGGATTGGCTCATACTACCCAGGAAATTGCAGATGTATTTGATTCTTTTGGCAAAGATATTATTTTTATAGAAACAGTTGGTGTCGGCCAATCAGAATTGGATGTGGTGCAGGCTGCAGACACGATTTTGGTGGTTTTGGTGCCCGAATCCGGTGACAGCATTCAAGCAATGAAAGCCGGTTTGATGGAAATCGCCGATATTTTTGTATTAAACAAATCCGATCATGAATATGCAAAACGCGCTTATACGGACTTAAATTCGGTTTTACATTTAAATCGATCTCATAATGGCTGGTGGCCATCAATCGTCCAAACAGTTGCAAATACCGGAGAAGGCTTTGATAAATTATTTGAACAGCTGACAAAGCATAAGGCCTATTTGGAAGATAATAATGTTTTGGAAAATAAAAGACGAGAAAGGACACATGATCGTCTGAAATCCAAGGTGAATCAAAAAATATTTAAACAATTTTGGAATCCGAAAAAACTTGTAGATTTTGAACAATATATCGAAGAAATTTTGAATGGAAAACTATCTTATAACGAAGCGTTGGAGAAAATTTTGAAATGATATTTCAAGCTGATCCTTTTTGCCACAAAGACGCGAAGTCTCTAAGAATATAAAAGTTATAATTAAAAGTGGCGAAAACTGATTTTGGAGTTAAAAAGATAATCAAACTATATATACTTTTTTCTAAAAGCTTTGAGCCTTCGAGTCTTGGAGGCAATAAATTATTCAGGTTAATAAAGAAAATATTTGGAGTATTAAATGATAGATCCTACAAAGTTTAAAGTAGAAAAAGAAAGATGGGAAAAGGACAAGCAGACCAAAGGTAAAGACCGGAAGAAGAAATTTGTTACCACTTCTTCTATGGAAATTGAGGATTTGTACACGCCGGATGATCTTGAAAATATCGATTACAATCGGGATATTGGATTCCCGGGCGAATATCCATATACTCGCGGTGTTCATCATAATATGTATCGCGGCAAATTGTGGACAATGCGTCAATTTGCCGGATTTGCCAGTCCTAAAGATACCAATGAAAGATTCCATTACCTGTTAGAACATGGCCAAACCGGTCTTTCAACCGCCTTTGATTTACCCACATTAATGGGTTATGATTCGGATGATCCGATGAGCAAAGGAGAGGTGGGAGTTTGCGGGGTTGCAATAGACACTCTTGATGATATGGAAATTTTATTTAAGGGAATCCCATTAGATAAAGTAAGCACTTCCATGACCATTAACTCTCCAGCTGCAATGATACTAGCAATGTATTTTGCCGTTGCAGAAAAACAAGGTGTGCCTAAGGATAAAATACGCGGAACAGTTCAAAATGACATTTTAAAAGAATACATTGCTCAGAAAGAATATATATTTCCTCCTGGCCAATCCATGCGTATCATTATGGATATGATGGAATATTGTACACAGGAAGTGCCTCAATGGAACACGATTTCTATCAGTGGATATCATATTCGCGAAGCAGGTTCTACGGCAGTGCAGGAGCTTGCATTTACATTGGCCGATGGTTTTGCTTATGTGGAAGCTGCGATAAAGGTGGGAATGGATATTGATGATTTTGCTCCCCGACTATCTTTCTTTTTCAA
This window harbors:
- the meaB gene encoding methylmalonyl Co-A mutase-associated GTPase MeaB — its product is MKQSDILNKFFDGDRLALARMITKAENSHNSRDPVLDEVLKQSKGSFRIGVTGPPGAGKSTLLDRMVVQFRQDGKTVGVIAVDPTSPFTGGAILGDRIRMNSIQQDPGVFIRSMATRGSLGGLAHTTQEIADVFDSFGKDIIFIETVGVGQSELDVVQAADTILVVLVPESGDSIQAMKAGLMEIADIFVLNKSDHEYAKRAYTDLNSVLHLNRSHNGWWPSIVQTVANTGEGFDKLFEQLTKHKAYLEDNNVLENKRRERTHDRLKSKVNQKIFKQFWNPKKLVDFEQYIEEILNGKLSYNEALEKILK
- a CDS encoding methylmalonyl-CoA mutase family protein, which encodes MIDPTKFKVEKERWEKDKQTKGKDRKKKFVTTSSMEIEDLYTPDDLENIDYNRDIGFPGEYPYTRGVHHNMYRGKLWTMRQFAGFASPKDTNERFHYLLEHGQTGLSTAFDLPTLMGYDSDDPMSKGEVGVCGVAIDTLDDMEILFKGIPLDKVSTSMTINSPAAMILAMYFAVAEKQGVPKDKIRGTVQNDILKEYIAQKEYIFPPGQSMRIIMDMMEYCTQEVPQWNTISISGYHIREAGSTAVQELAFTLADGFAYVEAAIKVGMDIDDFAPRLSFFFNAHLDFFEEIAKYRAARRIWARHMRERYKAKNPKSWLLRFHTQTAGCSLTAQQPENNIVRTACQALAGVLGGTQSLHTNSMDETWALPSEKAAKIALRTQQIIAHETGVSNTIDPLAGSYFVESLTTKMEEEAEKYFEKIKELGGVISAIELGYFQREISKAASLYQQEIDSNERIIVGVNEYVEVEEKIEIPILRIDPQVEKDQIKALQQIRAQRSDTEAQSSLSGLRESAIHGNNMMPHLLACARNYVTIGEMVQVLREEFGEYLEAATF